The following are encoded in a window of Sminthopsis crassicaudata isolate SCR6 chromosome 3, ASM4859323v1, whole genome shotgun sequence genomic DNA:
- the B9D2 gene encoding B9 domain-containing protein 2, which produces MAEVHVIGQIVGATGFSEDSLFCKWGIHTGGAWKLLSGVREGQTQVDTPQLGSMAYWSHPIDLHFATKGLQGWPRLHLQVWSQDGFGRCQLSGYGFSHVPSSPGIHSLHCVTWRPLGGWREQLARAFVGGGPQLLHSDVVYTGADRYRLHTAAGGTVHLELAVILRNFSRYGVEC; this is translated from the exons ATGGCCGAGGTCCACGTCATTGGTCAGATCGTTGGGGCAACAGGTTTTTCTGAAGACAGCCTCTTCTGCAAGTGGGGGATCCATACAG GCGGGGCATGGAAGCTGTTGTCAGGTGTTCGAGAGGGCCAGACCCAGGTGGACACTCCTCAGCTGGGCAGCATGGCCTACTGGTCTCACCCCATTGACCTGCACTTTGCCACCAAAGGCCTTCAGG GCTGGCCCCGGCTCCACCTGCAAGTGTGGTCTCAGGACGGCTTCGGCCGATGCCAGCTGTCCGGCTACGGCTTCTCCCACGTGCCCAGCAGCCCCGGGATCCACAGCCTCCACTGTGTGACATGGCGCCCCTTGGGTGGCTGGCGAGAACAGCTGGCCAGGGCCTTCGTGGGTGGCGGGCCCCAGCTGCTGCACAGCGACGTGGTCTACACCGGCGCCGACCGCTACCGGCTCCACACGGCCGCGGGGGGCACCGTGCACCTGGAGCTGGCCGTGATCCTGAGAAACTTTTCCCGTTATGGGGTGGAGTGCTGA